The Streptomyces sp. cg36 genomic interval CGCGGGCAGGGCGTCGCCAACGCCGTCTCCGGGCTGCTCGGCGGGATGGCCGTCTCGGGCGGCGCGGTGCGCGCCAGTGCCAACGTGCGGGCGGGCGCGACCGGCCGTGCCTCCACCGTGCTGCACGGGGTGTGGGTGCTCCTGGCCGCCGGACTGCTGGTGGCCGTGCTGGAGTGGATCCCACTGGCCGCACTGGCCGCACTGGTGATGATGGTCGGCATCCAGATGGTGTCCTACGCGCACATCCGCAACGTCCACAAGCACCGCGAGTTCCTGGTGTACGGGGCGACGGTCGGCGGGGTGCTCCTGTCCGGCGTGCTCCAGGGCGTGGCCATCGGGATCGCGGTGGCCGTCGCCGTCGCCCTGCACCGGCTCTCGCGCACCCGGATCACGGTGCAGCGCCAGGACGACCACAGCTATCTGGTGCGGGCCCGCGGCCAGTTGACCTTCCTCGCCGTGCCGAGGCTGACCCGATCGCTCGCCCAGGTGCCCCAGGGGGTGAACACCGTGATCGAACTGGATGGATCATTCATGGACCACGCGGCGTACGAGGCGCTCCAGAGCTGGCAGGACGCGCACACCGCGCGCGGCGGCAGCGTGCGGACGACCGGGCGCGGCGGCGGGCGGATCGCCGAGCCCGCCTCCACCGCGCACAACTGCTGCCGGCCGTGGACGCCGTGGCGCAACCACCACTGCCACGACAAGGCGCCCGCGCCCAGGACACACGGCCACCAACTGGCCAGCGGGCTCAGCTCGTTCCAGCGCAACACCGCGCCGCTGGTGCGGGACGAGCTGGCACGGCTGGCGCGCGAGGGGCAGCAGCCCTCGCAGCTCTTCCTGACCTGCGCCGACTCCCGGCTGGTCACCAGCATGATCACGTCGAGCGGACCGGGGGATCTGTTCACCGTGCGCAATGTGGGCAACCTCGTGCCCCTGCCCGGCGCGGAGAGCAGTGACGACTCGGTGGCGGCGGCCATCGAGTACGCGGTGGAGGTGCTGCGGGTCGAGTCCATCACGGTCTGCGGACACTCCGGCTGCGGTGCGATGCAGGCGCTGCTGAACAGCACGCCGGACGACCCCCCGACGCCGCTGCGCCGCTGGCTGCGGCACGGGCTGCCGAGCCTGGAGCGGATGGCCAGCCGGCAGCACGCCTGGGCGCGGATCTCCGGGCGGCTGCCCGCCGACGCCGTGGAGCAGCTGTGCCTGACCAATGTGGTGCAGCAGCTGGAGCACCTGCGGCGGCACGAGTCGGTGGCGCGCAGGCTCGCCGAGGGGACGCTGGCGCTGCACGGGATGTACTTCCATGTGGCCGAGGCCCAGGCGTACTTGCTGTCCTACGACGACGTGCAGGAGGTTTTCGAAGGGGTGGGACCGACCGTGCTGGAGGAGTCCCGTACCTGACGCGGTACCGGCCGCCCCGTCCCGCCCCCGACCGCGCCGGGGCGGGGCCGCCATCGCGTACGCGGCAGGGCCCGCACTCACGACACGCCGACACCCCGATCCCCCTACAGGTCTAAACCAATTTTCGGGAGACTACTTGTCACCCGGCGATTGGCCTGATGAGCTATGGGCCGGGACACATAGGCACATAGGACGCCCTGGGAAAGGGAGATGTCGTGAGCAACGAAAGCCTGGCCAACCTGCTCAAGGAGGAGCGGCGGTTCGCGCCGCCCGCCGAGCTGGCCGCGCGCGCCAACGTGACGGCGGAGGCGTACGAGCAGGCCAAGACGGACAGGCTGGGCTTCTGGGCCGAGCAGGCCCGGCGCCTGACCTGGGCCACCGAGCCGACCGAGACGCTCGACTGGTCGAACCCGCCGTTCGCGAAGTGGTTCGCCGACGGCCGGCTCAACGTCGCGTACAACTGCGTGGACCGGCACGTCGAGGCCGGGAACGGCGACCGGGTCGCCATCCACTTCGAGGGCGAGCCCGGCGACAGCCGCGCGATCACCTACGCCGAGCTGAAGGACGAGGTCTCGCGGGCCGCCAACGCCCTGACCGAGCTGGGCGTCCGGGCCGGCGACCGGGTCGCGGTGTACCTGCCGATGATCCCCGAGGCGGCCGTCGCGATGCTGGCCTGCGCCCGTATCGGCGCGGCGCACTCGGTGGTGTTCGGCGGGTTCTCGGCCGACGCCGTCGCCTCCCGCATCCAGGACGCCGACGCCAAGCTGGTCATCACCGCGGACGGCGGCTACCGGCGCGGCAAGCCGTCGGCGCTGAAGCCCGCGATCGACGAGGCCGTGGCCAAGTGCCCGCAGGTCGAGCACGTACTCGTGGTGCGGCGCACCGGGCAGGAGACGGCCTTCACCGAGGGCCGGGACGTGTGGTGGGACGACATCGTCGCGCGGCAGTCCACCGAGCACACCCCGCAGGCGTTCGACGCCGAGCACCCGCTGTTCATCCTGTACACGTCCGGGACGACGGGGAAGCCGAAGGGCATCCTGCACACGTCCGGCGGCTATCTGACGCAGGCCGCGTACACCCACCACGCGGTGTTCGACCTCAAGCCCGAGACCGATGTGTACTGGTGCACCGCCGACATCGGCTGGGTGACCGGCCACTCGTACATCGTGTACGGGCCGCTGGCCAACGGCGCGACGCAGGTCATGTACGAGGGCACGCCGGACACCCCGCACCAGGGGCGGTTCTGGGAGATCGTCCAGAAGTACGGGGTGACGATCCTCTACACGGCGCCGACGGCGATCCGTACGTTCATGAAGTGGGGCGACGACATCCCCGCCAAGTTCGACCTGTCGTCGCTGCGGGTGCTCGGGTCGGTGGGCGAGCCCATCAACCCCGAGGCGTGGATCTGGTACCGCAAGCACATCGGGGCGGACAAGTGCCCGATCGTGGACACCTGGTGGCAGACGGAGACCGGCGCGATGATGATCTCGCCGCTGCCCGGCGTCACCGAGACCAAGCCGGGTTCGGCCCAGCGCGCGCTGCCGGGCATCGCGGCGACCGTCGTGGACGACGAGGCGCACGAAGTCCCCAACGGGGGCGGTGGATACCTGGTCCTGACCGAGCCGTGGCCGTCGATGCTGCGCACCATCTGGGGCGACGACCAGCGGTTCATCGACACGTACTGGTCGCGCTTCGAGGGCAAGTACTTCGCGGGCGACGGGGCGAAGAAGGACGAGGACGGGGACATCTGGCTCCTCGGCCGCGTCGATGACGTGATGCTCGTGTCCGGGCACAACATCTCCACGACCGAGGTCGAGTCGGCTCTCGTCTCGCACCCGTCGGTCGCCGAGGCGGCGGTCGTCGGCGCGGCCGACGAGACGACCGGGCAGGCGATCGTGGCGTTCGTCATCCTGCGGGGTTCGGCGGCGGAGTCCGACGGCCTCGTGGACGAGCTGCGGGCGCACGTCGGCGCCACGCTGGGGCCGATCGCCAAGCCGAAGCGGATCCTGCCGGTGGCGGAGCTGCCGAAGACCCGTTCGGGGAAGATCATGCGGCGACTGCTGCGGGACGTCGCCGAGAACCGGGAGCTCGGGGACGTCACGACGCTCACGGACTCGTCCGTGATGGATCTGATCCAGACGAAGCTGCCGGCCGCGTCCAGCGAGGACTGAGCGGGGAGTGTGCGCAGGGGCCCGGCCGCGCGGTGCGCGTGGCCGGGCCCGGCGTTTTTCCTGCCCGCCCCGGGCCACCGGCGCGGGGGCCGCACCCCGCTGGGCGTACGCATCCGGGGCCCCGCCCCCCCGTTCAGCCGCGGCTGCCACGGCGGGTCCGGGCGGGCCGGGCGCGCCATTGCCCGCGCCCCTCCCCCCACTTCCACATATCGTAAAAATCAACCGGAACCATCCCACCCCGCACCCGGGTAAAGAGTTAGGTAAAGTAAGGACCCGCGTCAATGGCGCGACAAGAGGGACCCAGGTGCGCCGGGAAGTCTGGTCGGCAACGTGCTCGTCATGCCCGCCGAACCGACCGGAGGTCACCCCGTGGTCGCGCCCGTGAACCGTCAGGACACCAGCAGGAAGTTCCTCGGACGGCTCTCCCTGCCCGAGCGGAACTTCGTCGCCGACGCGCTCCGCGCCGAGACCGTCGGCGGTGTGCTGCTGCTGGTCGCCGCGATCGCGGCGCTCATCTGGGCCAACACGTTCGGCGGGAGCTACGCCGATGTGCGCGGGTACCACGTGGGGATCGGCGCCCTCGGACTCGACCTCTCGCTCCAGCACTGGGCGGCCGACGGCCTGCTCGCCGTCTTCTTCTTCGTCGCGGGCATCGAGCTCAAACGCGAGCTGGTCGCGGGCGAACTGCGCGACCCCAAGGCCGCGGCCCTGCCGGTGATCGCCGCGATATGCGGAATGGCCGTGCCCGCGCTCGTGTACACGCTGGTCAACACGGTCGGCGGCGGGGAGATGGACGGCTGGGCCGTGCCGACGGCCACCGACATCGCCTTCGCGCTCGCGGTGCTGGCGGTGATCGGGACCTCGCTGCCGTCCGCCCTGCGCGCCTTCCTGCTGACGCTCGCCGTGGTCGACGACCTCTTCGCCATCCTCATCATCGCCGTCTTCTTCACCAAGGAGATCGACTTCGCCGCGCTCGGCGGCGCCGTCGTCGGCCTCGCGGTCTTCTGGCTGCTGCTCCGCAAGGGCGTACGCGGCTGGTACGTGTACGTACCACTGGCGCTGGTCATCTGGGGCCTGATGTACAACAGCGGCGTCCACGCCACCATCGCGGGCGTCGCCATGGGCCTGATGCTGCGCTGCACCCGGCGCGAGGACGAGGAGCACTCCCCGGGCGAGCACATCGAGCACCTGGTGCGACCGCTGTCGGCCGGGCTCGCCGTGCCGCTGTTCGCGCTGATGTCGGCCGGTGTCGGCATCACCGGAGGCGCGCTGGCCGAGGTGTTCACCCGGCCGGAGACGCTCGGTGTGGTGCTCGGTCTGGTGGTCGGCAAGGCGGTGGGCATCTTCGGCGGCACCTGGCTGGCCGCCCGGTTCACCAGGGCGGAGCTGAACGACGACCTGGCCTGGCCGGACGTGTTCGCCGTGGCCACGCTCGCGGGCATCGGCTTCACGGTCTCGCTGCTCATCGGCGAGCTGGCCTTCGACGGCGACGGCGCGCTGACGGACGAGATCAAGGCCGCCGTCCTGATGGGCTCGCTCATCGCGGCCGTACTGGCCACGGTCCTGTTGAAGCTGCGCGTACGCCGCTACCGGGCGCTCGTCGAGGACGAGGAGCGCGACGAGGACCAGGACGGCATCCCGGACGTGTACGAACAGGACAATCCGGCCTACCACCTGCGGATGGCCGACATCTACGAGGCGAAGGCCGCCGAGCACCGCCGCCTCGCGG includes:
- the acs gene encoding acetate--CoA ligase, whose protein sequence is MSNESLANLLKEERRFAPPAELAARANVTAEAYEQAKTDRLGFWAEQARRLTWATEPTETLDWSNPPFAKWFADGRLNVAYNCVDRHVEAGNGDRVAIHFEGEPGDSRAITYAELKDEVSRAANALTELGVRAGDRVAVYLPMIPEAAVAMLACARIGAAHSVVFGGFSADAVASRIQDADAKLVITADGGYRRGKPSALKPAIDEAVAKCPQVEHVLVVRRTGQETAFTEGRDVWWDDIVARQSTEHTPQAFDAEHPLFILYTSGTTGKPKGILHTSGGYLTQAAYTHHAVFDLKPETDVYWCTADIGWVTGHSYIVYGPLANGATQVMYEGTPDTPHQGRFWEIVQKYGVTILYTAPTAIRTFMKWGDDIPAKFDLSSLRVLGSVGEPINPEAWIWYRKHIGADKCPIVDTWWQTETGAMMISPLPGVTETKPGSAQRALPGIAATVVDDEAHEVPNGGGGYLVLTEPWPSMLRTIWGDDQRFIDTYWSRFEGKYFAGDGAKKDEDGDIWLLGRVDDVMLVSGHNISTTEVESALVSHPSVAEAAVVGAADETTGQAIVAFVILRGSAAESDGLVDELRAHVGATLGPIAKPKRILPVAELPKTRSGKIMRRLLRDVAENRELGDVTTLTDSSVMDLIQTKLPAASSED
- a CDS encoding SulP family inorganic anion transporter, which gives rise to MPACVPTRTQPLAQPDGPNQQHPHPPPARKGGRRFRIAGSDVSASLTVFLLAVPMSLGLAVAIDAPLEASLIAAGVGGIVAGLLGGSPLLVSGPSAGLTVVSAELIQNYGWRTTCAITVLAGLLQIALGSLKTARSALAVSPAIVHGTLAGIGAAIALAQLHIVLGGSPQSSALDNARALPGQLAKVGPAAPLVGALTIAVLLTWPRLPGRIGKGLRRIPAALACVVIATAVAAWAAPGIARVQLPSWDAHVLPELPHAPVTGLVTAVITVTLVASLESLLSAVAVDKLAAERSGGLAPARADLDRELRGQGVANAVSGLLGGMAVSGGAVRASANVRAGATGRASTVLHGVWVLLAAGLLVAVLEWIPLAALAALVMMVGIQMVSYAHIRNVHKHREFLVYGATVGGVLLSGVLQGVAIGIAVAVAVALHRLSRTRITVQRQDDHSYLVRARGQLTFLAVPRLTRSLAQVPQGVNTVIELDGSFMDHAAYEALQSWQDAHTARGGSVRTTGRGGGRIAEPASTAHNCCRPWTPWRNHHCHDKAPAPRTHGHQLASGLSSFQRNTAPLVRDELARLAREGQQPSQLFLTCADSRLVTSMITSSGPGDLFTVRNVGNLVPLPGAESSDDSVAAAIEYAVEVLRVESITVCGHSGCGAMQALLNSTPDDPPTPLRRWLRHGLPSLERMASRQHAWARISGRLPADAVEQLCLTNVVQQLEHLRRHESVARRLAEGTLALHGMYFHVAEAQAYLLSYDDVQEVFEGVGPTVLEESRT
- the nhaA gene encoding Na+/H+ antiporter NhaA; translation: MPAEPTGGHPVVAPVNRQDTSRKFLGRLSLPERNFVADALRAETVGGVLLLVAAIAALIWANTFGGSYADVRGYHVGIGALGLDLSLQHWAADGLLAVFFFVAGIELKRELVAGELRDPKAAALPVIAAICGMAVPALVYTLVNTVGGGEMDGWAVPTATDIAFALAVLAVIGTSLPSALRAFLLTLAVVDDLFAILIIAVFFTKEIDFAALGGAVVGLAVFWLLLRKGVRGWYVYVPLALVIWGLMYNSGVHATIAGVAMGLMLRCTRREDEEHSPGEHIEHLVRPLSAGLAVPLFALMSAGVGITGGALAEVFTRPETLGVVLGLVVGKAVGIFGGTWLAARFTRAELNDDLAWPDVFAVATLAGIGFTVSLLIGELAFDGDGALTDEIKAAVLMGSLIAAVLATVLLKLRVRRYRALVEDEERDEDQDGIPDVYEQDNPAYHLRMADIYEAKAAEHRRLAELAGAGSDEGGRPA